From a region of the Nocardioides ginsengisegetis genome:
- a CDS encoding antitoxin: MGFLDDAKDKLTDAVDKHGDKVADGIDKAAELLDDKTGGKHADKIATGAVKAKDALDKLDGKNDDL, from the coding sequence ATGGGATTCCTGGACGACGCGAAGGACAAGCTGACCGACGCCGTCGACAAGCACGGCGACAAGGTCGCCGACGGGATCGACAAGGCGGCCGAGCTCCTGGACGACAAGACCGGCGGCAAGCACGCCGACAAGATCGCCACCGGCGCGGTCAAGGCCAAGGACGCGCTCGACAAGCTCGACGGCAAGAACGACGACCTGTGA
- a CDS encoding MSMEG_1061 family FMN-dependent PPOX-type flavoprotein, translated as MTTEPLTEITTEAELTALLGEPTAAVRGKVRSALVDRDRDWLAASPFCVVATASASGECDASPKGDPAGQLVHVIDARTIALAERPGNRRADGYRNVLANPHVGLNFLIPGRGDTLRINGRARLVSDAPFFDEMVVQGHRPVLALLVEIDEVFHHCQKAFLRSGLWDPETWDPNGTVPRRAVLAHELDRPDTSLEELDAYYGPSYAEGIYR; from the coding sequence GTGACCACCGAACCGCTGACCGAGATCACCACCGAGGCCGAGCTCACGGCCCTCCTCGGTGAGCCGACCGCGGCGGTGCGCGGCAAGGTGCGGTCCGCCCTGGTCGACCGCGACCGGGACTGGCTGGCGGCCTCGCCGTTCTGCGTCGTCGCGACCGCCTCGGCCTCCGGCGAGTGCGACGCCTCGCCCAAGGGCGACCCCGCCGGTCAGCTCGTGCACGTGATCGACGCGCGGACCATCGCGCTGGCCGAGCGGCCCGGCAACCGGCGGGCCGACGGCTACCGCAACGTCCTGGCGAACCCACACGTCGGGCTGAACTTCCTCATCCCGGGCCGCGGCGACACCCTGCGGATCAACGGACGTGCGCGGCTGGTCTCCGACGCGCCGTTCTTCGACGAGATGGTCGTCCAGGGCCACCGGCCGGTCCTGGCGCTCCTGGTCGAGATCGACGAGGTGTTCCACCACTGCCAGAAGGCCTTCCTGCGCTCGGGCCTGTGGGACCCGGAGACCTGGGACCCGAATGGCACCGTGCCGCGGCGCGCGGTCCTGGCCCACGAGCTGGACCGCCCCGACACGAGCCTGGAGGAGCTGGACGCCTACTACGGTCCGTCCTACGCCGAGGGGATCTACCGATGA
- the miaA gene encoding tRNA (adenosine(37)-N6)-dimethylallyltransferase MiaA translates to MPPEPPSVPVVAVVGATASGKTGLSLDLAEALGGEVVNTDAMQVYRGMDIGTAKLPVAERRGIPHHLLDTLTVRDTATVAEFQGWARSAIQQLRGNGTVPVLVGGSALYTRAILDRFEFPGTDGAVRAELEAELEEVGSGALHRRLRELDPEAADRIIPGNGRRVVRALEVIRLTGRPYSASLPTLEYADPCTLQLGVDIDRPTLDARIEQRVAQMFEDGFVAEVERLLDEGLAEGRTASRAIGYREVMAHLAGELTLDRAREQTVVATRRFARRQDSWFRKDPRIVWVDHASPDRVRDALAAVPGRQTK, encoded by the coding sequence ATGCCGCCCGAGCCCCCCAGCGTGCCCGTGGTCGCCGTGGTGGGGGCCACGGCCTCCGGCAAGACCGGCCTCTCGCTGGACCTCGCGGAGGCGCTCGGCGGGGAGGTCGTCAACACCGACGCGATGCAGGTCTACCGTGGGATGGACATCGGCACCGCCAAGCTCCCCGTCGCCGAGCGGCGCGGCATCCCGCACCACCTCCTCGACACCCTGACCGTTCGCGACACCGCCACCGTGGCGGAGTTCCAGGGATGGGCGCGGTCCGCAATCCAGCAATTGCGCGGCAACGGCACGGTCCCCGTCCTCGTCGGCGGCTCCGCGCTCTACACCCGCGCCATCCTCGACCGCTTCGAGTTCCCCGGCACCGACGGGGCGGTCCGCGCCGAGCTCGAGGCCGAGCTGGAGGAGGTCGGCAGCGGCGCCCTCCACCGGCGCCTCCGCGAGCTCGACCCCGAGGCCGCCGACCGGATCATCCCCGGCAACGGCCGCCGCGTGGTGCGCGCGCTCGAAGTCATCCGGCTCACCGGGCGCCCCTACTCGGCCTCCCTCCCCACCCTCGAGTACGCCGACCCCTGCACCCTCCAGCTCGGCGTCGACATCGACCGCCCCACGCTCGACGCGCGGATCGAGCAGCGGGTGGCGCAGATGTTCGAGGACGGGTTCGTGGCCGAGGTCGAGCGGCTGCTCGACGAGGGCCTCGCGGAGGGCCGGACGGCCAGTCGCGCGATCGGCTACCGCGAGGTGATGGCCCACCTCGCGGGCGAGCTGACCCTCGACCGGGCCCGCGAGCAGACGGTCGTGGCCACCCGCCGGTTCGCCCGTCGGCAGGACTCGTGGTTCCGCAAGGACCCGCGCATCGTCTGGGTCGACCACGCCTCACCCGACCGGGTGAGGGACGCGCTCGCCGCCGTACCGGGGCGCCAAACAAAGTAA
- the ggt gene encoding gamma-glutamyltransferase, producing the protein MRRTTAAVAALALATSVGGAVLTAPRSSAETTPTAGAPGLTPTPKTATQRGYGGAVTSVDADASRIGLAVLEAGGNATDAAVATAAALGVTEPYSAGIGGGGYFVHYDARTGRVETIDGRETAPAGITHDAFIDPATGQPYRFTPELVTSGVAVGVPGTLATWQRALDRWGTDSLRTALAPASDLARNGFVVDQTFHDQTVDNQKRFDAFTSTRKLFLPGGAAPAVGTRFRNPDLADTYDLIGARGTRAFYSGPLAARIADTVQHPPKTADTTLPVPPGSMTTADLGGYRARDQAPTKVGYRGYDVYGMAPSSSGGSTVGEALNILEGYDLGAMGDGDALHHYLEASALAFADRGRYVGDPASVDVPLSDLLSDTYAAERACAIDPDHAMAKPTAPGDVTSYDGECGGSPATAQRDTDTENISTTNLTVADRWGNVVDYTLTIEQTGGSGIVVPGRGFLLNNELTDFSTVWSADDPNRIEPGKRPRSSMSPTIVLKDGKPFLALGSPGGSTIITTVLQMLFNRIDRGMSLPEAIAAPRAAQRNTAKVTAEPAFIDAYGPLLEAYGHQLQPAGDAFTSAAEIGAATAIEFGPDGVVTVVAEPQRRGGGDAEVVRPAD; encoded by the coding sequence ATGCGCCGTACGACCGCAGCTGTCGCTGCCCTGGCCCTGGCCACCTCGGTCGGTGGAGCCGTCCTCACGGCGCCCCGGTCCTCGGCCGAGACCACCCCCACCGCGGGAGCCCCGGGCCTGACGCCGACGCCCAAGACCGCCACCCAGCGCGGGTACGGCGGTGCCGTCACGTCCGTCGACGCGGACGCCTCGCGGATCGGGCTGGCGGTGCTCGAGGCGGGTGGCAACGCCACCGACGCCGCGGTCGCGACCGCGGCGGCCCTCGGCGTCACCGAGCCCTACAGCGCCGGGATCGGCGGTGGCGGCTACTTCGTCCACTACGACGCCCGCACCGGCCGCGTCGAGACGATCGACGGCCGCGAGACGGCGCCGGCCGGCATCACCCACGACGCGTTCATCGACCCCGCGACCGGCCAGCCCTACCGCTTCACGCCCGAGCTGGTCACCAGCGGCGTCGCGGTCGGCGTGCCCGGCACGCTCGCGACCTGGCAGCGCGCGCTGGACCGCTGGGGCACCGACTCGCTCAGGACCGCCCTGGCTCCCGCGTCCGACCTGGCACGCAACGGCTTCGTCGTCGACCAGACCTTCCACGACCAGACCGTCGACAACCAGAAGCGGTTCGACGCCTTCACCTCCACGCGCAAGCTCTTCCTGCCCGGTGGCGCCGCCCCCGCGGTCGGCACCCGCTTCCGCAACCCCGACCTCGCTGACACCTACGACCTGATCGGCGCCCGCGGCACCCGGGCCTTCTACTCCGGGCCGCTGGCCGCGAGGATCGCCGACACCGTCCAGCACCCGCCGAAGACCGCCGACACGACGCTGCCGGTGCCGCCCGGATCGATGACCACCGCCGACCTCGGCGGCTACCGCGCCAGGGACCAGGCGCCCACGAAGGTCGGCTACCGCGGCTACGACGTCTACGGCATGGCCCCGTCCTCGAGCGGCGGCTCCACCGTGGGCGAGGCGCTGAACATCCTCGAGGGCTACGACCTGGGCGCCATGGGCGACGGCGACGCCCTGCACCACTACCTCGAGGCGAGCGCCCTGGCCTTCGCCGACCGCGGCCGCTACGTCGGCGATCCGGCCTCGGTCGACGTCCCGCTCTCCGACCTCCTCAGCGACACCTATGCCGCCGAGCGGGCCTGCGCGATCGACCCCGACCACGCGATGGCCAAGCCGACGGCACCCGGCGACGTGACGTCGTACGACGGGGAGTGCGGCGGCTCGCCCGCGACCGCCCAGCGCGACACCGACACCGAGAACATCTCGACCACCAACCTGACCGTCGCCGACCGGTGGGGCAACGTCGTGGACTACACGCTCACGATCGAGCAGACCGGCGGCTCGGGCATCGTGGTGCCGGGTCGCGGCTTCCTGCTCAACAACGAGCTCACCGACTTCTCCACCGTCTGGTCCGCCGACGACCCCAACCGGATCGAGCCCGGCAAGCGACCGCGCTCGTCGATGTCGCCCACGATCGTGCTCAAGGACGGCAAGCCGTTCCTCGCGCTCGGGTCGCCCGGCGGCTCGACGATCATCACGACGGTCCTGCAGATGCTGTTCAACCGGATCGACCGTGGGATGTCGCTGCCCGAGGCGATCGCGGCGCCGCGGGCCGCCCAGCGCAACACGGCCAAGGTCACCGCGGAGCCGGCGTTCATCGACGCCTACGGCCCGCTCCTGGAGGCCTACGGCCACCAGCTCCAGCCCGCCGGTGACGCGTTCACCAGCGCGGCCGAGATCGGCGCCGCCACCGCCATCGAGTTCGGACCGGACGGTGTGGTGACCGTCGTGGCCGAGCCCCAGCGGCGTGGTGGTGGCGACGCGGAGGTCGTCCGCCCTGCGGACTGA
- the dapF gene encoding diaminopimelate epimerase: MTYPFLKGHGTENDFVLLPDHDGSVHGDLDPARVRALCDRRAGIGGDGVLRVIRTAAMGDAGRGQDAEWFMDYRNSDGSVSEMCGNGIRVFARHLVDEGLVDGSAPIPVATRDGIKVLRVEGDLVTADMGRPKVLGETAVSVGEARWPARHVDMGNPHAVAFVDSLDAHGPVGPLLDEPSYDASTYPEGVNVEFVVRAGERHVAMRVHERGSGETRSCGTGACAVMVASALADGVSGPPAEDLTYRVDVPGGTLRITWTADDRVLLTGPAVVVASGTTAL; the protein is encoded by the coding sequence ATGACCTACCCCTTCCTCAAGGGCCACGGCACCGAGAACGACTTCGTGCTGCTGCCCGACCACGACGGCTCCGTCCACGGCGACCTCGACCCCGCCCGCGTCCGCGCGCTGTGCGACCGCCGCGCGGGGATCGGCGGCGACGGGGTGCTGCGGGTGATCCGCACCGCGGCCATGGGCGACGCCGGCCGCGGCCAGGACGCGGAGTGGTTCATGGACTACCGCAACTCCGACGGGTCGGTCTCGGAGATGTGCGGCAACGGCATCCGGGTCTTCGCCCGCCATCTCGTCGACGAGGGCCTGGTCGACGGCTCCGCCCCGATCCCGGTCGCGACCCGCGACGGCATCAAGGTGCTGCGGGTCGAGGGCGACCTGGTCACCGCCGACATGGGCCGCCCGAAGGTGCTCGGCGAGACGGCCGTGTCGGTGGGGGAGGCCCGCTGGCCGGCGCGCCACGTCGACATGGGCAACCCGCACGCCGTCGCGTTCGTCGACTCGCTCGACGCGCACGGGCCGGTCGGCCCGCTGCTCGACGAGCCGTCGTACGACGCCTCGACCTACCCCGAGGGCGTCAACGTCGAGTTCGTGGTGCGGGCCGGGGAGCGGCACGTCGCGATGCGCGTGCACGAGCGCGGGTCGGGCGAGACCCGGTCGTGCGGCACCGGCGCCTGCGCGGTGATGGTGGCCTCGGCGCTCGCCGACGGGGTGAGCGGCCCGCCGGCCGAGGACCTGACCTACCGGGTCGACGTGCCCGGCGGGACGCTGCGGATCACGTGGACCGCCGATGACCGGGTGCTGCTCACCGGCCCGGCCGTGGTCGTCGCGTCCGGGACCACAGCACTCTGA
- the miaB gene encoding tRNA (N6-isopentenyl adenosine(37)-C2)-methylthiotransferase MiaB encodes MTATPDTAPRTYEVKTYGCQMNVHDSERLTGLLEDAGYVAAAADQQADVVVFNTCAVRENADNKLYGNLSHLAPVKAANPGMQIAVGGCLAQKDRSTITQKAPYVDVVFGTHNIGSLPVLLERARVQEEAQVEILESLEVFPSTLPTKRDSAYAAWVSISVGCNNTCTFCIVPSLRGKEKDRRPGEILAEIEALVAEGVSEITLLGQNVNAYGVEFGDRQAFSKLLRACGEIEGLERVRFTSPHPAEFTDDVIEAMAETPNVMPQLHMPLQSGSDKVLKDMRRSYRQSKFLGIIERVRAAMPEAAITTDIIVGFPGETEDDFLATLDVVRAARFAGAFTFQYSKRPGTPAATLPDQITPDVVKDRYERLVEVVNEIAWDEGKKLVGRQVELMVSEGEGRKDAATHRLSGRGPDNRLVHFEADFSAVEVSAGSTAVGVRPGDMVTVTITYAAPHHLVADGPVQAVRRTRSGDAWERRVSASSTTGGSTTGVTLGMPAIGVPAPLPDAPACR; translated from the coding sequence ATGACTGCGACGCCCGACACCGCCCCCCGCACCTACGAGGTCAAGACCTACGGGTGCCAGATGAACGTCCACGACTCCGAGCGCCTGACCGGGCTGCTGGAGGACGCGGGGTACGTCGCGGCGGCGGCCGACCAGCAGGCCGACGTGGTCGTGTTCAACACCTGCGCGGTCCGCGAGAACGCCGACAACAAGCTCTACGGCAACCTGTCGCACCTCGCGCCGGTCAAGGCCGCCAACCCGGGCATGCAGATCGCCGTCGGCGGCTGCCTGGCGCAGAAGGACCGCTCGACGATCACGCAGAAGGCGCCGTACGTCGACGTCGTGTTCGGCACCCACAACATCGGCTCGCTGCCGGTGCTCCTCGAGCGGGCGCGCGTGCAGGAGGAGGCGCAGGTCGAGATCCTCGAGTCGCTGGAGGTCTTCCCGTCGACGCTGCCGACCAAGCGCGACTCGGCCTACGCGGCCTGGGTGTCGATCTCGGTGGGCTGCAACAACACCTGCACGTTCTGCATCGTGCCGAGCCTGCGCGGCAAGGAGAAGGACCGCCGCCCCGGCGAGATCCTGGCCGAGATCGAGGCACTGGTCGCCGAGGGCGTCTCGGAGATCACCCTGCTGGGCCAGAACGTCAACGCCTACGGCGTGGAGTTCGGCGACCGGCAGGCCTTCTCCAAGCTGCTGCGCGCGTGCGGCGAGATCGAGGGTCTCGAGCGGGTCCGCTTCACCTCCCCGCACCCGGCGGAGTTCACCGATGACGTCATCGAGGCGATGGCCGAGACCCCCAACGTGATGCCGCAGCTGCACATGCCGCTGCAGTCCGGCTCGGACAAGGTCCTCAAGGACATGCGCCGGTCCTACCGGCAGAGCAAGTTCCTCGGCATCATCGAGCGCGTCCGGGCCGCGATGCCCGAGGCCGCGATCACCACCGACATCATCGTCGGCTTCCCCGGCGAGACCGAGGACGACTTCCTCGCGACGCTGGACGTCGTGCGGGCGGCCCGGTTCGCGGGGGCGTTCACGTTCCAGTACTCCAAGCGGCCCGGCACCCCGGCCGCCACGCTCCCGGACCAGATCACGCCGGACGTGGTGAAGGACCGCTACGAGCGGCTCGTCGAGGTCGTCAACGAGATCGCGTGGGACGAGGGGAAGAAGCTCGTCGGCCGCCAGGTCGAGCTGATGGTCTCCGAGGGCGAGGGCCGCAAGGACGCCGCCACCCACCGGCTGTCGGGCCGCGGCCCGGACAACCGGCTCGTGCACTTCGAGGCGGACTTCTCCGCCGTCGAGGTCTCGGCAGGCTCGACCGCCGTGGGCGTTCGTCCCGGCGACATGGTCACCGTGACGATCACCTACGCCGCGCCGCACCACCTCGTCGCCGACGGGCCGGTCCAGGCGGTCCGCCGGACCCGCTCCGGCGACGCCTGGGAGCGGCGGGTCTCGGCAAGCTCGACCACCGGCGGTTCGACGACCGGCGTCACGCTCGGCATGCCGGCGATCGGCGTACCCGCTCCGCTGCCGGACGCCCCCGCCTGTCGCTGA
- a CDS encoding CehA/McbA family metallohydrolase, translating into MCDHHCSSPGHGPHLDRRALLTTGAGVVTTAALLDFEPASAGTTKTKVFRGEFTDANTPDWHYLPFSVPAGVNAIEVSYTFSPTDTGVGFSYNVVDIGIFDPSGHDLGDGAGFRGWSGGARRKFWISRSGATPGYVPGPISVGVWNILLGPYTIIPPGTPYEVRVTLHFGPQGPAFVPHPPPRRVKGTGPGWYRGDLHLHTIHSDGKRTLPEMITAARKAGLDFINSSEHNTISAHLAWGKYVPDDFLVMTGEEVTTRNGHWLAVGLPAGSWIDWRYRAADGEFPTYAARVRELGGLAIVAHPFNPVPSIKWDFGLDFADLDAIEVWNGPWTGDDQTCVEHWHDLLVSGRYLPVVGNSDSHTPEQTVGLSQTVVRASSLSSGAIITALRGGHAWIAESSKVHLTFTASLGDRVAECGDAVGATATDVVDVRLVVKGAPGALAQVRGPEGVLAGGVADSAGRAVVTVQVPGATPFVRAEVRRPDDVVVSPVDDFPGAPMVALTNPVFVAATS; encoded by the coding sequence ATGTGCGACCACCACTGTTCCTCCCCGGGCCACGGCCCCCACCTCGACCGCCGCGCCCTGCTCACCACCGGCGCGGGCGTCGTCACCACCGCGGCCCTGCTGGACTTCGAGCCGGCGAGCGCGGGCACGACGAAGACCAAGGTCTTCCGCGGCGAGTTCACCGACGCCAACACCCCGGACTGGCACTACCTGCCGTTCTCGGTGCCGGCTGGGGTCAACGCGATCGAGGTCTCCTACACGTTCTCCCCCACCGACACCGGTGTGGGCTTCAGCTACAACGTGGTCGACATCGGCATCTTCGACCCGTCCGGGCACGACCTGGGCGACGGCGCGGGCTTCCGCGGATGGTCGGGCGGCGCGCGGCGGAAGTTCTGGATCAGCCGGTCCGGCGCGACCCCCGGCTACGTGCCCGGTCCGATCTCGGTCGGGGTCTGGAACATCCTGCTCGGCCCCTACACGATCATCCCGCCGGGGACGCCGTACGAGGTCCGCGTGACGCTGCACTTCGGGCCGCAGGGCCCGGCGTTCGTGCCGCACCCGCCGCCGCGGCGGGTGAAGGGCACCGGACCCGGCTGGTACCGCGGCGACCTGCACCTCCACACGATCCACTCCGACGGCAAGCGCACGCTGCCCGAGATGATCACCGCCGCCCGCAAGGCAGGCCTGGACTTCATCAACTCCAGCGAGCACAACACGATCTCCGCGCACCTGGCGTGGGGGAAGTACGTCCCCGACGACTTCCTCGTCATGACCGGCGAGGAGGTCACCACCCGCAACGGGCACTGGCTGGCCGTCGGGCTGCCGGCCGGGTCGTGGATCGATTGGCGCTACCGGGCCGCGGACGGCGAGTTCCCGACGTACGCCGCGCGCGTGCGCGAGCTGGGCGGCCTCGCGATCGTCGCGCACCCCTTCAACCCCGTGCCGAGCATCAAGTGGGACTTCGGGCTCGACTTCGCCGACCTGGACGCGATCGAGGTCTGGAACGGCCCGTGGACCGGCGACGACCAGACCTGCGTCGAGCACTGGCACGACCTGCTCGTGTCCGGTCGCTACCTGCCGGTCGTCGGCAACTCCGACTCGCACACGCCCGAGCAGACCGTCGGGCTGTCGCAGACCGTCGTGCGGGCCTCGTCGCTGTCGAGCGGCGCGATCATCACCGCGCTGCGCGGCGGGCACGCCTGGATCGCGGAGTCCTCGAAGGTGCACCTGACGTTCACCGCCAGCCTCGGCGACCGGGTCGCGGAGTGCGGCGACGCGGTGGGGGCGACGGCGACGGACGTGGTCGACGTACGTCTGGTGGTCAAGGGTGCGCCCGGCGCGCTGGCGCAGGTCCGCGGGCCCGAGGGCGTGCTGGCCGGCGGGGTCGCCGACTCCGCGGGCCGCGCCGTCGTGACGGTTCAGGTGCCGGGGGCGACACCGTTCGTCCGGGCGGAGGTGCGCCGCCCCGACGACGTCGTGGTCAGCCCGGTCGACGACTTCCCGGGCGCGCCGATGGTGGCGCTGACCAACCCGGTGTTCGTGGCGGCTACTTCTTAG
- a CDS encoding NUDIX hydrolase: MLRDGVAGPEVLLQLRQNTGYMDDHWAAAAAGHVEAGETAYDAAHREASEEIAVKDLDLAFVTAMQRTRHADAIDERIDFFFTARTWTGEPRIVEPDKCAELRWCPLDALPDPVVPHELQVLSALRDGTTTPYSTYGF; encoded by the coding sequence CTGCTCCGCGACGGCGTCGCCGGCCCGGAGGTGCTGCTGCAGCTGCGCCAGAACACCGGCTACATGGACGACCACTGGGCCGCGGCCGCGGCCGGTCACGTGGAGGCCGGCGAGACGGCGTACGACGCCGCGCACCGCGAGGCGAGCGAGGAGATCGCGGTCAAGGACCTCGACCTGGCGTTCGTGACCGCCATGCAGCGCACCCGGCACGCCGACGCCATCGACGAGCGGATCGACTTCTTCTTCACCGCGCGCACCTGGACCGGTGAGCCACGGATCGTGGAGCCGGACAAGTGCGCCGAGCTCCGCTGGTGTCCCCTGGACGCCCTGCCCGACCCCGTCGTCCCCCACGAGCTGCAGGTGCTGAGTGCGCTGCGGGACGGGACGACGACGCCCTACTCGACGTACGGATTCTGA